TAAATTGAACCGGAAAACCTAAAGAAACTTTGTGCGGTTCATTCTCCCGCATGTTTCAGAAGAATAAAACGGGATATTTCCGCACGCACGGGTGGGAAAGAATAATCTCACTATCCACACAGATATTCAGGTACGAGTAAAGCCATGGGAGCACAACGAACAATCTACATGGATCATTCCGCAACCACGTATGTGAAACCGGAAGTTGTGAGCGAAATGATCCCCTATTTCACGGAACATTTCGGTAACCCGTCATCCATCTATGGCATTGCCCGCGAATCCAAAAAAGCGATCGATGCCGCACGGGTGCAGACGGCAAAGGCGCTGGGTGCTGACCCGGATGAAATTTATTTTACTTCGGGTGGGAGCGAGTCGGACAACTGGGCGATCAAGGGGGTGGCTTATGCAAACCGGAAGCGGGGCAACCATATCATCACCACGCAGATCGAGCATCATGCCGTGCTTCACACCTGCCAGTTCCTTGAAAAGGAAGGATTCGAAGTTACGTACCTCCCCGTTGACCAGTACGGGCTGGTGGATCCTGCCGTGCTTGAAAAAGCAATCACGGAAAAAACGATCCTGATCTCGATCATGTATGCGAACAACGAGATCGGTACGATCGAACCTATCGCCGAGCTCGGTGCCATCGCCCGCAAACACAAGGTGTACTTTCATACCGATGCCGTGCAGGTGATCGGCAGCGTCCAGATCGATGTGAAGGCGCAGAACATCGACCTGCTCTCGCTCTCGGCCCATAAGTTCTATGGCCCCAAGGGGGTCGGGGCCCTCTACATCAAAAAAGGAGTCCGGATCGAGAACCTGATGCACGGCGGGGGACAGGAGCGCAGGAAGCGTGCGGGTACTGAAAATATTGCCGGCATTGTTGGCCTGGGAAAAGCAATCGAAATGGCGACTGCGGATATCCCCGGGCATTCCGCAAAGATCCGAGCAATGCGGGACCGGCTCATCAAAGGCGTCCTCTCTACGATATCGCATGCCCGGCTCAACGGGCACCCGGAAAAACGTCTCCCGGGCAATTTTAACGTGAGTTTTGAATTTATTGAAGGCGAGTCCATGCTCCTCTGGCTCGATGACGAGGGCATCTGCGCCTCCACCGGAAGTGCCTGCACCTCCGGATCGCTTGAACCGTCCCATGTACTGCTCGCAACCGGCCTGCCGGTAGAGATATCGCACGGTTCGCTCCGGCTCACGCTCGGCGATGCCAATATGGATGCAGATGTGGATGTTGTGCTCGAAGTGCTCCCCAAAGTGGTTGCAAAACTGCGGGATATGTCCCCGTTATACGTAAAGAGCGAGAAGGAAGGTGGCTGCAATGTACAGTGACAAGGTCATGGACCATTTCAAGAACCCCCGGAATGTTGGAGAGATCGAGAATGCCGATGGCATCGGTGAAGTCGGCAACCCTGTCTGCGGGGACATCATGAAGATCTTCCTGACAATCGAGAACAACATCGTCACCGACGCGAAGTTCAAGACGTTCGGCTGCGGTGCTGCGATTGCCTCCAGCAGCATGGCAACCGAACTGGTCCGGGGAAAGACGCTCGAAGAAGCCTGGGAAATCTCGAACCTTGCCGTGGCTGAGGCACTCGAAGGTCTCCCCCCGATCAAGATGCACTGCTCGGTGCTGGCCGAAGAAGGGATTCACAAGGCAATCAATGATTACCGGGTGAAAAAAGGGCTTGAACCATGGGTGGAAAAGAATCCCCACTCGCATGAACACGAAGATATGACCTGCGAGCACTAGGGGCCGTCAGCTGCACAGGTATACAAAAATCTGGTGAACAATGTTTTCAGAACGGGAACTCGAACGGTACAAGCGGCAGATGATGCTCTTTGGCGAAGATGGCCAGGAGCGGCTGAAAAAGGCGCATATCTTTATTGCCGGTGCCGGGGGACTGGGTTCGCCTGTCTCCATCTATCTTGCGGTAGCCGGTGTGGGAATGATCACCATCGTTGATATGGATGTGGTTGCCCCGTCAAACCTGAACCGCCAGATTCTCCACTTCGACCGGGATGCCGGGAAGAAGAAAATAGTTTCAGCAGAAGAGAAACTGCGGGAACTCAATCCGGATATCACGGTCAATGCGATCGATGCACGTATCGGTGTATCGAACGTAACAAAACTCATTGGAAGTGCTGACGGGATTGTGGATGCCCTGGACAATTTCCCGACACGGTACCTGCTCAATGATGTTGCGATTGCACAGGAGATCCCGCTCTTCCATGGGGGGATCCGGGGATTCTACGGGCAGGCAACCACGATTATACCCGGCATCACACCGTGCCTGAAATGCATCTTCCCCAAGGCCCCGCCCGAGGAAATATTCCCGGTAGTAGGAGTAACGCCGGGCATCATTGGTACAATCCAGGCAAATGAAGTGATCAAGTACCTGACCGGCAGCGGCAGACTGCTGACAAACCGGCTCTTCATCTGGGATGGGATGGAGGCGCATGCGGAAGAACTCTGTGTTGAGCGCAATCCCGCTTGCGAAGCGTGCAGTGGCATGAAAGCAACAACAACACATGCGAGGATGAAGAAATGACCGTTAAGATCCGGTTTTTTGCACAGTTCCGCGAACTGCTCGGAACGGATATTGTGACCGAAGTAGCGCCAGGGACGATGTTTACCTCCCTGATCACGACCACAGCCCGGAAAAATCCCGCGGGATATGCAGCCATCTTTAACGACAAGGGCATGTTTCACGAATTTGTGATACTGATGCAGAACGGCAGGCGGGTCGAGATCGCGGATGCGGCAAAGACGCCGGTTGCAGATGGCGATGAGATTGCAGTCTTCCCGCCGGTTGCGGGGGGATAACGGGGGGACATCATGATCGCAATCCAGACCGCAGATGTCGATATCGGGGCTCTTATCACTGCTGCAAAAAAAGTGGGAACCGGTGCAGTTGTCGTCTTTGACGGGATTGTCCGTGACGATGAGATCACCGAGATGGAACTCGAAGCCTACGAGGAAGTGGCAGTTAAAGAACTCGAAAAAATTGCGGATGATGCGACCCGGCAGTTTGGTCTCCTGCATGTCGATATCATCCATCGGATCGGGCGGCTTTCAGTGGGCGAGAATATCCTGATCATTGTAGTGAGTGCCGGGCACCGGGAAGCAGCGTATGCCGGTTCCCGGTTTATTATAGAAGCAATCAAAGCCGGTGTCCCCATCTGGAAGAAAGAACTGACCAAAGACGGGGGCCGGTGGGTGCCGGGCGATCATGGGCACGGGAGCGGGAAACCCCGCTGAACCTCTCCCCCCATTCTTTTTTTTATCACCCGGTTTGAACCGTATTTTCCTGCTCGATGAACTACCCGAGCTCCAGCATCTCCAGGCGCCGGCAGGCCTCTCCAAGAGTCTCGTCCTTTTTCGAGAAGGTGAACCGGAGTTTTGTCTCTCCTCCTTCATGATAGAATGAGCTGCCCGGCACCGCCGCAACCCCGGCTTTTTCCACGAGGTGACGGGCAAACTCGGTGTCGGTCATGCCAAAACCCGCGATATCGGTGAAAATATAGTATGCTCCTTCCGGCAGCTCGCACGCGAACCCGGCCTTCCTGAGCCCGGCAAAAAGGATCTTCCGTTTCCGGTCATATTCCCGGGCAAGTTCATGGTAATAGGATTCCGGTAGCCGGAGCGCTGCCACGCAGGCATGCTGGAGCGGGGCAGGTGCCCCCACGGTTAAGAAATCATGGATCTTGCGGATGCGGGCTGTGATCTCCGTACCTGCGAGTGCATACCCGACCCGCCACCCGGTGACGCTGTAGGTCTTGGAGAAACTCCCGATAGTGATGGTCCGGTCATGCATCCCGTCCAGCGCTCCGATCGAAACATGTTTCCTGCCATCGTACAGGATGTGTTCGTAGATCTCGTCCGTGATTGCGATCACGTTGTGGTCAATACAAAGGTCAGCAATGAACGCGAGTTCTTTTTTAGAAAAAACTTTGCCGGTCGGATTGTTGGGGGTGTTTAAGATGATTGCCCGGGTTTTCTTATTGAACGCGGATTTCCAGGACTCTTCATCGATCGAGAAATTATCCTTAAGCTGGACGTACCGCGGCACCGCACCTGATATCTGTGCGTCCGGCCCGTAATTCTCGTAAAATGGTTCAGGTACGATCACTTCATCGCCGGGCTGGATGAGGGCAAGCATCGATGCCATCATCGCCTCGGTCGAACCGCAGGTGACCGTGATCTCTGCCTGCGGGTCGAAGGTCATACCATTGAACTGCTGCACCCGGGCTGCCAGCGCCTCGCGGAGATCCTGTGCCCCCCATGTGATCGCGTACTGGTTGTAGTCCTCGTTGACCGCTTCGCAGGCCGCGTCTTTAAGTTCCTTCGGGCAGGGAAAATCCGGGAAACCCTGTGCAAGGTTGATCGCGTTATGCTTCAGCGAGAGCCGGGTCATCTCCCGGATCACCGATTCCGTGAAATTGTCCGCTCGGGAAGGATGGGTGGAGAAGAACTGAGCCATGGTGTTGTTCCGTGATGATGGAGGGTTACCGGGCGTTGCAGGTTTCATATTCTATAGGGTTGGCGTTGGGGACAATAAGCTATCAGGTTTTGTGGTCTAGATGGCGAGTTCAACCGGGACCTCGCCCCCGTTTCCAGACCCGGGCAATCATGTCCATTGCCTGGGAGACTGCTGAACCGTTCATTATCAGATCTACCCCCCCTTCAAAACCGCCCTTTTCTCATTTTGATCGTGCTATCTATCCAGCGAAAAAAAGAGGCTGTTGTAAGCCCGCTAAATTGCACGGTTTTAAATCCGTTTAAATGGTTATTTCGTGAAAAAACTCAATTAAAACAATATTTTCCGTGGGCGTTGGCACCGTTTCCACTGCGCAAAAAATGACCTTGCCCGGATTGGCAAACGGGGCTATTTACGGGCGTATTTGGGATCAGGTTTTTCCGGCCCGAAAAAAAGGAATAATAAATTATGTCTCAATGGCAGCACTGTCGTATACCCGGGTCATGTACCGTGCCTGGAACACTCCAAAGAGTGGCATGAGAACAAGGAGAACGAGTATCGCTGCTGCGATAAACCCGAAGAGGGCAACCATGCCGCCGCCCAGCATGTACATACTGATGCCCCCAATCAGGATAAACGCGAAGATAATGATGAAAACGGGGATACAAATCACAATGGCGATGAGGATCAGCGCGATGATGTAATTGAGCCAGCCGATCTGTTTGATGGTGGCAAGGATTGCACTGAAGTTGAAGGCTTCAGAAAAGCTTCCCGTGCGGGCAAAGCGGATGGCTGCAACCGGCATGATGATACCGATGATGATCTCGATAAGGTACATCAGTAGCAGGAGTCCTAAGTTGGGCGACCAGTTCTGCATCATGGCAGTGTTTCCCTGCATTAAAGAAAGCATCATGCCTCCGTAGATGAATGCCCAGAGGATCATTATGGGGATCGCGTAGATAATCCCGACAATAATCAGTTTTATACCGTCAACGAACAGGGTGCCCCACTGGTCAACTTCCGGTGCCGTCTCGGTCCCCCGGTAGATCCGCATGACATACCCGTTCATTGGGATGCCGAGGCAGATGATCGCAACGATCAGTTTCATCCAGCGGTTCACATTTGAAAAGATACCGTCATTGGTATAGTGAAGGGCATCGTCCAATAATTTACCATATTCCATCAATTCACCTTGCTAGGTACTTTCGGTGAGAGACGGATAAATATGGCGTTAAGTGAAAATGCCTAACAGGATAAAGAAAAGACCCGGCTCTGCACTCTTTAAAAAAACCGGTTGGTACTGAACAAACCTTTATTGACTTGTTCAGAAGAGTCTGGTGTACACCCACCCGGAATCGCGGGGCAGGAGTTTGAAGGATGATTGAATTTTTTACCCAGTCAATGTGGTCCCCGTACGTGGCCGGTGCGGGGATCGGTGTGCTGAGCTGCCTTGCATTCCTTCTCTCTGACCGGCCTATCGGCTGTTCGACAGCGTTTGTCAAGGCGCGGGGACTGATCGGCAGGATCATTAACCGGGAGAAGACCGAGAAGAAGGAATATTACCAGCAGATCATCCCGCAGGTGGACTGGGCCTTCATGATCATTCCCGGCATCGTGATCGGCGCATTTATCTCCTCCCTCCTCTCCGGCCAGTTCCGGTTCTCCTGGGTTCCTGCGATGTGGGGCACGGCATTTGGTTACGATCCTGTACCCCGGGTGATCGTTGCCCTTGCCGGCGGAATCCTGCTGGGCTTAGGTTCGCGCTGGGCCGGCGGCTGCACGAGCGGCCATGGGATCAACGGCTCGATCCAGCTCTCGCTTGCCAGCATAATCACTACCTGCTGTTTCTTTGCCGGGGGAATTGCAACTGCCCTGCTGATCTTCCGGGTCATCGGCTGAGGTGAGAAAAATGTTTGCCAGTCTTCACAAGAATAAAACTGCACAGCTCGTGCTCGGTCTCCTTTTTGGGATCTGCTTTGGTTTCCTGCTCCAGAAAGGAGGAGTCACCAGCTTTGATGTGATCGAAGGGCAGCTGCTCCTCACCGATTTTACCGTGCTCAAACTCATGCTGTCGGCCGTAATTGTCGGGATGGCCGGTTTTCACCTGCTGAAACATTTCGGTCTTGTCCGGTTACATGCAGCGGAAGGTTCGGTGGGAGCAAACGTAATAGGGGGGCTCATCTTCGGTGTCGGGTTTGCGCTGCTCGGGTATTGCCCGGGAACCGTTGCCGGTGCGGTTGGTACCGGGGAACTTGATGCACTCTTTGGCGGTATGATCGGGCTGCTGATTGGTGCCGGGATCTTTGCAGAACTCTTTCCCCGGCTCAGGACCCGGATTTTAGTGTGGGGGAAATTCCCGGCGATCACGGTCCCGGACTTCCTGCACCTGAATCTCTGGGTGACCGTGGTGCTGATGGAAGTGCTCATGATCGGATTCTTACTCGCGCTCGCGTTTTTCGGGTTATAGGAAAAACCATTTTTCCCGGGTGCGTATCGATCGCGAGGGATCTCGTACATTCATCAGGTTTAAGTAATCCGGCTCACATGGTGTAGTTGTAGAGTCTCGAAAAAACAGGGACATTTGAGGAGTAGTACTATGACAACAGGTATGAAAATCCCAATCAATTATGCAGAAGCGTCAGAGACGCTGAAAAAATATCTCAAACTCAGCGGTTCACCGGTTGCGTTCCGGTTCGCGACAAAAAAGGAAGACATCCCGGCAGGCATGGAAGCGTTTGACAAGACGATCCGCCACTGTTCAATGGTTGGCCTTGCCCGAAAAGAAGGACGGATCTTTTATTCCACTGCAGATAAACACGAATGCAATGGTGGTGCATGGGCGCTGGGTCTCAAGGAGATCACCGAGAGCCTGAAGACCGGCGATTTCTATTACAAACTCGGGAAGTTCGAAAGTACCGCTGCGTGCAAGCGGACCATCGACCATGTTCCCCACCTGCAAACCGGTGAAACCTATGCAACCATGTATGCCCCGCTCGAAAAGACCCCTTTCGATCCGCAGGTGATTCTCATTATCGCAACGCCCTGGGCAATGCTGAAACTCGCGCAGAGTACGATGTTCCGTCTCGGGGGGAGGATCCAATCCGAGTTTGCCGGTATCCAGTCGGTATGCTCGGACACCTGTGCCCAGACCTACCTCAACGGCCACGTAAACTTCTCAATGGGCTGTGACGGGTCGAGGAAATTCTCAGGAATCGAAGATGGCGAGATGGTCATTGGCATACCCGCTGAGATGCTGCCGGAGATTACCGAAGCGTTAAAAATTGTAGCTGCTGCTCCGGGTTCAAAGCCCGGCGCAAAATAACCCATTTTTTTTATTTTACGGCTATCTGGAGCGGCCAGTATCGTATCCGAAAGAAGACCCGGGTTACCGGGGGATAATTCTCAATCATTTCGTATCATCGATGGTCCATAACGAATGTTAACGGGTGCCGGATCCCCTGTCCGAAAATATAAAAAAAGTTCAGATGAGTTTTGCACCGGCTTTCGGGCCGGGTTTGCATTCAAAGATCTCGGTGATCTTTACGATGACGAGTGACCGTGCCGGAAGAGCCGGGTGCTCGATGTTGAGCTTGGCCTTCATCTTATCGTATTCCGTACCGCTCGTCTTGATTGCAGCTACTCCCTTGCACTGGTAGCATCCTTTGATATCCGGACCCCAGACAAAGAATGCGATCTTCGGATTTGTCCGGATGTTCGAGAGTGTCTTGTTCATGAAATTGTCCACGAACCAGACCGTATCATCGCTGACAAGCTCGGCAATTCCCAGCGGGATCACATTGGGCGTGCCATCCTTGGTTGCCGTTGCTACCGGGAAGACTTTCATCTTTCCAAATGCTTCTTTCATGTCTGCGGTTAATTTTACCATAGAGAATTCACCTTCTTCAGCATCAGCATCATAGTACAAAAAACTTTCTGCGATCCCGTGCACCGGTTCGATAATGTCTCTCCGGGTTTTTGATGGGAAAAATAAAAAAAAGGAAAAACGTGATGCCAAAAAAACCCTTACCCGGTGATCATTCCAGCGTGCGCCGGTACGTGAAGATACCCAGCAGTATCGCTGCGACCGAGAAGATACACAGGGCAATGAGATCCATGCCGATCACTTCAATCCCCTGGCCCCGCAGGATGATGCTCCTGAGGGCATGCACTGCATAATATTCCGGGTTGATCACCGTGATCCAGCGCAGCCAGTCCGGCATGCCGATGACCGGGTAAAAAGCGCCGCTGGTCATGAACAGGATCAGGTTAAAAAAAGCCGACATGGACGCGTACTCCTGCTGGTTGGAGAACCGGGAGGCCATCGAGACCATGAAACTGGTGATGCCGATGCAGGTGATGAACAGGACCAGCAGCACCAGCATGAAATCTTCGGTACTCTGGATGATAATCCCGGTAATGAGCAGGTCGACAATAAAAATAATGAATCCCGAGAGAAATGCCCGCACCGTTCCGCTCGCGATCATGCCCATGATGATGCTCGACCGCTTGACCGGCGTCACGAGATAGCCCTCGATAATGCCCATCTCCCGGTCCTTGATAAGCGCAATGCCGCCGCCCATCATGGTGGTCATGAAGATCGCCATCACGATGACGCCGACGCCGAAGAACTGGATATACTTGATATCCCCGTAAATTTTATTGAGCTCAACCCGGGTGCGGAATCCAGACTGTACGAGCGCTGCATTCAGGCCGGATTCGATCATGGTCGGGGTAACATAATCGGAGCTGTCCACGTAGAGCCGGACGGCCCGGTCCGGGAAATCGGGCGAGGGAAAGACCACGACTCCGCTCACCTGCCCGCCCTGCAACGCCCGTTTGGCCTTCAGTTCATCCGTGTACACCTCGATATCGAAAGTGGGAGGATAATCCTTCTGCGCCATATGTTTCAGGCTCTCGACGGTCGCCAGGTAAAGGGGAGGATTATCGAGGTAAGGCTCTTCCTGGACTACGGCTAACGAGACGTGTGTGATCGATCCGCCCATGGCGTTGCCGAAGATAACGAGATACATGATCGGCATCAGCAGGGTAAAGATGATGACGAACGGGTTGCCCAGGAATTTCTTGAAATCCCGCTTGAAGATCGCAATTGCGCCTTTGAGCATCAGAAACGCCCCCGTGCACCCGGTTTTCCGACTGCCCCGCCCGAGCCGGAAGTATTGTAACTTCCCCCGCTATCACCACTCAGGTTTTTCCCGGTCAGGTAAATGAAAACGTCCTCAAGTGATGGTGACCGGATAGCGATCGAGGTCAGGGGCACGGAATAGCGATCAAAGATTGCCACGATTGCCGGTAACACGGTATTTCCGCTTCGGGCCGAGATGTGAATCTGCTGCTCTTTTACCGTGGCAGATATGACAAGCGGGTGTTGCCTGAGGGCATCAAGGACCCGGTCATCCATCCGTTCAAACCCGATCTCGATGAGATCCCCGGCCGGGAGCAGCAGTCGCAGGTTATCCATGGTATCGAGCGAGATGAGCCTGCCCCGGTCCACAAAAGCGATCCGGCCGCAGAGCTTCTCGGCTTCATCCATGTAGTGCGTGGTTAAGATGATGGTGGTATTTTCCCGGTTCAGGTTCTCGATCTGCTGCCAGACCTCGCGACGGGATTCCGGGTCAAGACCTATGGTCGGCTCGTCTAAAAAAAGGATGAGTGGTTTGTGGATGAACGCCCGTACGATCTCGAGTTTTCGTTTCATCCCGCCCGAGAACGTCTGGACCTTCATGTGGGCCCGGTCCGTCAGCTCAACCATTGCCAGGAGTTCCCAGATCCGGTCCGGCAGGATACGATCATCAACATCTTCTAATTTACCGTAGAATTCCAGGTTGTCATACGCGGTGAGTTCATTATCCAGCGTGCTGTTCTGGGGGCAGACCCCGATGATACCCCGGATCTTCTCCGGATCTTTGGTGATCTCGTACCGGTCGACAAATGCCGTGCCCGAAGTAGGACTCAGGAGGGTGGTGAGGATGCGGATTAAGGTACTCTTCCCGGCACCATTGGGCCCGAGCAGGCCGAAAATCTCCCCGCGTTTCACATCGAACGTGACATCATCGACCGCAGTCACCGTCCGCTGCTTGTCTTTGAAGGTTTTGGAGAGGTGTTCGATGCGGATAACACAATCTTCGGGAGAACAGGAGCCTCGGCTGCCGGGATGCTGTTGTACATCATCCTGTTGACTGGATTCTGCAGCAGGGGGGCTCATATGTTAAAAACTAGGTGCGATTTTGTAGTACTTAATGTACAGGGAATGGATGATGCCGGTGGGTACCAATCCCGGACTCAGTGCGGGTGAAAAACAATTTTTAACAGATGCGGCTTTTTGCTGCTGATGTTCACTCTGTCGAATTGAGATGATTAGTAAGATGAAGGCTGTCCAGATCATCTCGCTGCGTCCAGCTCCTGTTTCAGGTTTGACAGCATGCTCACTGATGTGTTCCACAGGATAAGCGAGTTGGCAAGGTACCTGCTCGCACCGATGAGGACGCCAAGAAGGAGAATGAGAATATGTGCCTTAATTTTTTCGTCCATCTCATTTGCACACCCCCATGTCTGCTCTGTACCCGGGAAATAAAATTAATCTCCCGCTGTGTCTCTTAAAAGTGATGGTGCCCAAAAAAAGGGGAGTGGACATGCTTCTCCCTGTTCAACCAAGTTTCCATGCAGCCTGGTTTTTATTATCGAGGTTGCTCACCACATAGGTCGTGCCAGGAATGAACGGAGCGGGGATCTCGTAGATGAGATAACCATCTGCTGCGTTACTTTCACCGCGTTGGACGTACCCTACCGTCCCGCCCCGCCCGATCTGGTAATCATATTGTGTCCCCAAAACGGTGTCAATAACCACATCAGAACTGTGGACCGATGAATAATTGTACATTTTTCCGTTATCGAATACTACGAACTGTTTTGCTGAAGGTGCATACACGGCTTTGTCACCGGTATTAATGACCCGGACATACACGAACAGGAATGTATTACCTTCCTGGGGCTTTTCAATATTGTAGCCCGGCTGGAGTTCAAGAGGCTGTGATTTTGCAGCCTGCTCCCGGGGGCTGTTCCATGAAGGCGATGTCCAGGTGTAATCGGGTTTTACATCGTACCGGTACACGGTAGCCTTGCCCTGTTCATCCCCGCTCCCGAAAGTGGCATACTGATCCAGGGCCAGAGCGTTCGGGTAGGGTACTTGCGTTGGAGTTGGTGAAAGTATCGTCACTACAGTAGTGGGAACCGGTGTCGGAACCGGTGTCTGGACTGATGGTGTTGTACTGGTGCATCCTGATGAGAGGAGGACTAAGAAGAGTACTCCAAAAATTGCGATTGAGTAAATAAGTTTCATATCATTTGCTCCATTTACATTGGTTGTGCATGTATCTCGGGGGGAATCAGCCGGTTGAGGAGCATACCTGGCACCTGCTGTGAGGTGTGAATTGCCATATCAAAGTATGCAAGGTTATCCCGGTTGCCTTTGTACTTAAGATTTATCTGGAAATTGGTATCGACAAGGGTAATTACCCCGAATGTCGTTATCAATGCCCGCCGTTCTTCAATAACCCGGTCCTCTCCTTCTGCAAGTTTCTGCCGGTTGCCATCAATATCCGAGATTATCTCGTTCTGGAACGAGAGCACGGTGATATGAGAGTTCCCGATCGCTATAGGCTGGCCTTCCGGGAACGTAACGGCATAGTTGGTCGTGTATGGTAACGCATTACCCGGTGATACGGTCATTACCGATACTGACAATGTCAGAAATCCAATGGCAACTACAATGATGGCAAGAACAACAAGGGAGAGGATAATCTTTACACCGGTTCCCCAACCATCCTTTTGTGCTTCCCGGGCACGTTCCTCCTGCTGTCCCTGTTTTCGTCCGGTTTCTTTTGCCAGTTCCCGGCCTTTTTCATCATCCCGTGAAATTATTTCATCCATATAGATACTCCAGTTTCTCTGCGATTTTTTATCCTTCTCGTACATCCAGTCCATTGTTTCCCGGATGACCCGTTTTTTTACGGTGATGAGCTATTACCCGGTTTTTTCCTGGTTACGTTATCATCCCAGAGCTATGTGATTCATAGCAGTAATAGTATAAAAAACCGATTTGAGTTTACAACCTTGAATAGTCTGTACTGATCTTTTGATACATTATCCGGCTTTTTCAGATGCCTGCAGAGTTTTTACGGGTGACGAAAGGAAGATATTTGGTTGATACCTTACGGATGATACCGGGTAAAATAAGTTCGACCTTTCTCCCGGACTAAAAAACACCAGAATTCCGGATTTATTCAGATTTTGTAACCCCATTTACAACATCAGGAGATATTTATATAAATTTGAATGATATACTGTGCTGCTCTGATATGGATTTAAAAAAAATATGGTAATCTTAGATGATCTCTTGAATATCATGTCAGGCTGAGGAGTTGTAAACCGTATGACAGACAATCTGAAAGTAAAGGCCAGCAAAGCCGTTGATGACGCCCGCGTGGCTGCACATGCAGTATATGATGATGCAACAGTCGCCGCTCATAACACCCTTAAAGATGCAGGAGCAGAAGCCCAGAAAGTATCTGATGATGTACAAATCGGCCTCCATAAAGCCGTTTCAGATGCCAAAATCGCAGCACATAAAGCCGGATCAGAATTGAAGAAGAAGTAATGGTGAAGTGAAAAATGGCTGGATTACTCTATTTTGCTGTAATATTCCTTATCCTGGCTCTTGTATTTTTAATTTTGGGCCTGAAGGGAATAGCCGGTTTCACCATGAAAATCGCAAAATGGCTTGT
The sequence above is drawn from the Methanomicrobiales archaeon HGW-Methanomicrobiales-1 genome and encodes:
- a CDS encoding pyridoxamine 5-phosphate oxidase, which encodes MVKLTADMKEAFGKMKVFPVATATKDGTPNVIPLGIAELVSDDTVWFVDNFMNKTLSNIRTNPKIAFFVWGPDIKGCYQCKGVAAIKTSGTEYDKMKAKLNIEHPALPARSLVIVKITEIFECKPGPKAGAKLI
- a CDS encoding molybdopterin biosynthesis protein MoeE, which gives rise to MMIAIQTADVDIGALITAAKKVGTGAVVVFDGIVRDDEITEMELEAYEEVAVKELEKIADDATRQFGLLHVDIIHRIGRLSVGENILIIVVSAGHREAAYAGSRFIIEAIKAGVPIWKKELTKDGGRWVPGDHGHGSGKPR
- a CDS encoding ABC transporter codes for the protein MLKGAIAIFKRDFKKFLGNPFVIIFTLLMPIMYLVIFGNAMGGSITHVSLAVVQEEPYLDNPPLYLATVESLKHMAQKDYPPTFDIEVYTDELKAKRALQGGQVSGVVVFPSPDFPDRAVRLYVDSSDYVTPTMIESGLNAALVQSGFRTRVELNKIYGDIKYIQFFGVGVIVMAIFMTTMMGGGIALIKDREMGIIEGYLVTPVKRSSIIMGMIASGTVRAFLSGFIIFIVDLLITGIIIQSTEDFMLVLLVLFITCIGITSFMVSMASRFSNQQEYASMSAFFNLILFMTSGAFYPVIGMPDWLRWITVINPEYYAVHALRSIILRGQGIEVIGMDLIALCIFSVAAILLGIFTYRRTLE
- the nifS gene encoding cysteine desulfurase NifS, translated to MGAQRTIYMDHSATTYVKPEVVSEMIPYFTEHFGNPSSIYGIARESKKAIDAARVQTAKALGADPDEIYFTSGGSESDNWAIKGVAYANRKRGNHIITTQIEHHAVLHTCQFLEKEGFEVTYLPVDQYGLVDPAVLEKAITEKTILISIMYANNEIGTIEPIAELGAIARKHKVYFHTDAVQVIGSVQIDVKAQNIDLLSLSAHKFYGPKGVGALYIKKGVRIENLMHGGGQERRKRAGTENIAGIVGLGKAIEMATADIPGHSAKIRAMRDRLIKGVLSTISHARLNGHPEKRLPGNFNVSFEFIEGESMLLWLDDEGICASTGSACTSGSLEPSHVLLATGLPVEISHGSLRLTLGDANMDADVDVVLEVLPKVVAKLRDMSPLYVKSEKEGGCNVQ
- a CDS encoding adenylyltransferase is translated as MFSERELERYKRQMMLFGEDGQERLKKAHIFIAGAGGLGSPVSIYLAVAGVGMITIVDMDVVAPSNLNRQILHFDRDAGKKKIVSAEEKLRELNPDITVNAIDARIGVSNVTKLIGSADGIVDALDNFPTRYLLNDVAIAQEIPLFHGGIRGFYGQATTIIPGITPCLKCIFPKAPPEEIFPVVGVTPGIIGTIQANEVIKYLTGSGRLLTNRLFIWDGMEAHAEELCVERNPACEACSGMKATTTHARMKK
- a CDS encoding YeeE/YedE family protein → MFASLHKNKTAQLVLGLLFGICFGFLLQKGGVTSFDVIEGQLLLTDFTVLKLMLSAVIVGMAGFHLLKHFGLVRLHAAEGSVGANVIGGLIFGVGFALLGYCPGTVAGAVGTGELDALFGGMIGLLIGAGIFAELFPRLRTRILVWGKFPAITVPDFLHLNLWVTVVLMEVLMIGFLLALAFFGL
- a CDS encoding molybdopterin synthase sulfur carrier subunit, with the protein product MTVKIRFFAQFRELLGTDIVTEVAPGTMFTSLITTTARKNPAGYAAIFNDKGMFHEFVILMQNGRRVEIADAAKTPVADGDEIAVFPPVAGG
- the nifU gene encoding Fe-S cluster assembly scaffold protein NifU; the encoded protein is MYSDKVMDHFKNPRNVGEIENADGIGEVGNPVCGDIMKIFLTIENNIVTDAKFKTFGCGAAIASSSMATELVRGKTLEEAWEISNLAVAEALEGLPPIKMHCSVLAEEGIHKAINDYRVKKGLEPWVEKNPHSHEHEDMTCEH
- a CDS encoding aminotransferase; the encoded protein is MKPATPGNPPSSRNNTMAQFFSTHPSRADNFTESVIREMTRLSLKHNAINLAQGFPDFPCPKELKDAACEAVNEDYNQYAITWGAQDLREALAARVQQFNGMTFDPQAEITVTCGSTEAMMASMLALIQPGDEVIVPEPFYENYGPDAQISGAVPRYVQLKDNFSIDEESWKSAFNKKTRAIILNTPNNPTGKVFSKKELAFIADLCIDHNVIAITDEIYEHILYDGRKHVSIGALDGMHDRTITIGSFSKTYSVTGWRVGYALAGTEITARIRKIHDFLTVGAPAPLQHACVAALRLPESYYHELAREYDRKRKILFAGLRKAGFACELPEGAYYIFTDIAGFGMTDTEFARHLVEKAGVAAVPGSSFYHEGGETKLRFTFSKKDETLGEACRRLEMLELG